From the Hydrogenobacter sp. genome, the window CATGGAAAGTGTTACGTACTCTTCCGGATTTTCATGAAAATCCTTCAAAAATTTGTAACCTGTCTTTCTGTAAAGGGCAAGCACCTTACTCCTGTCCGTACTTACCAGCGCTATCTCAGCTCCTGCGAAAATACCCTCAAGTATTATAAAGAACACTACGCCAAGTAAAAAACCTACAGTTTCCATCCTACCATCACCCTATCTTGACCGCCATAATCCTTAAAGATCTCAACAGAAAAACCCTCCTTCAAGAAAAGCTCTTTAAGAACTTTTCCCTGATCGTGTCCTATCTCAAGGGCAAAAAATCCCCCCTCCTTCAAAAATCTTTTTATATCCTTCCCAAATCTTTCGTAAAATTCGTACCCATATTTACCACCTATCAGGGAAACTCTACCCTCAAGCCTAACACCTCTTGGTAGTTTTTCCCACTCGCTTTCTGGAATGTAAGGTGGATTAGACACAACAAAGTCAAAGACCATACCTTCTACAGGTTCAAACATGTTTCCTTTCTTGAGTATGAATCTGTTCTCAACTTTATGAATTTTTGCGTTGGTTCTCGCTAACTCTATAGCTTTGTCCTGAATGTCATCTCCATACATAATGAGTTTACTCCTTTCCAATAGGAGCGTTATGGATATACAGCCTGTACCCACGCCTATTTCAAACCCTATTCGCTCCTCATCAAAAGGTATTCTTTCAAGGACCTTCTCTACGAGAATTTCCGTTTCGGACCTGGGTATAAGCACACCTTCTTCTACCTTGAAGGTTCTCCCGTAAAAATCCCACTCACCCAGAAGATACTGAAGCGGATAACCCTCTTCAAGTAGGGAAAGGGATTTGAGGTATTCATCCTCCACCTCTTTAGATACCTCCATGTCCGAAATGAGGTATATCTCACTTGGTTTTAGTTTCAGTAGGTGAGCCAGAAGGAGTTGTCTGTTTCGTAGGGACACTCTGCTGGGTCTTTTCAGAAGCTCTTCCACCTTCATCTTTTATAAGTGAGCTTTTCTTTGACGGATGCGTAAGCGGCAGAAGTATCGCTACAAACATAAAGGAAAAACCAAGCCAGTAAGTGATTTTGGTAAGTATGGTGTCCACACCACCAGGACCGAAAACACCCTGTCCCATACCGCCAAAAGCGGTTCCTACGTCCCCTCTGCTTCTTTGAAGAAGCACAACAACAATAAGCATCAAGGCAATAAACACAAATATCAAAAGTAAAAAGTAGTACATAGTTTTAATTATAGCACGGCTTATAATTATTCCTATGAGAAGGGGG encodes:
- the prmC gene encoding peptide chain release factor N(5)-glutamine methyltransferase, whose product is MKVEELLKRPSRVSLRNRQLLLAHLLKLKPSEIYLISDMEVSKEVEDEYLKSLSLLEEGYPLQYLLGEWDFYGRTFKVEEGVLIPRSETEILVEKVLERIPFDEERIGFEIGVGTGCISITLLLERSKLIMYGDDIQDKAIELARTNAKIHKVENRFILKKGNMFEPVEGMVFDFVVSNPPYIPESEWEKLPRGVRLEGRVSLIGGKYGYEFYERFGKDIKRFLKEGGFFALEIGHDQGKVLKELFLKEGFSVEIFKDYGGQDRVMVGWKL
- the secG gene encoding preprotein translocase subunit SecG, producing the protein MYYFLLLIFVFIALMLIVVVLLQRSRGDVGTAFGGMGQGVFGPGGVDTILTKITYWLGFSFMFVAILLPLTHPSKKSSLIKDEGGRASEKTQQSVPTKQTTPSGSPTETKTK